The following are from one region of the Candidatus Thermoplasmatota archaeon genome:
- a CDS encoding glycosyltransferase: MSPRSIATADTRASTRPVDGAPAVSILLPTKNAGPLLARVLAQIFAQKTRHRFEVIVADSGSTDGTLQLLLEFPITVVHVPPAEFNHGGTRNLLASHARGEYLVFLTQDAVPADEHWLERLVEPLARGDAVGAYARQVPRADTDPINAFFLDEMYPATSRVQYLNGQGLTLDTVRFSNASSAMKRSVWAATPFRPDIIMAEDQDWSVRVLKGGGRIAYVAESRVEHAHHYTLGETFKKYFDSGVSYREMHLSHTGLRGIFPELVSGGLRHVGRKARYLWATRNLIWFPRAIAESAAKAVGLMLGRIHTSLPRYIVLTCSWHKYYWQRPATILSPPIEATGAEKT, translated from the coding sequence ATGAGTCCGAGATCGATCGCAACGGCAGACACCCGGGCATCCACGCGCCCGGTCGACGGCGCGCCCGCCGTCAGCATCCTCCTCCCCACCAAGAACGCGGGCCCCCTCCTCGCGCGCGTCCTCGCGCAGATCTTCGCGCAGAAGACGCGCCACCGCTTCGAGGTCATCGTCGCCGACTCGGGCTCCACCGACGGGACGCTCCAGCTCCTCCTCGAGTTCCCGATCACCGTCGTGCACGTCCCGCCCGCGGAGTTCAACCACGGCGGCACGCGCAACCTCCTCGCCTCGCACGCGCGCGGCGAGTACCTCGTCTTCCTCACGCAGGACGCCGTCCCCGCGGACGAGCACTGGCTCGAACGCCTCGTGGAGCCCCTAGCGCGCGGCGACGCCGTCGGCGCGTACGCGCGCCAGGTCCCCCGCGCCGACACGGACCCCATCAACGCGTTCTTCCTCGACGAGATGTACCCCGCGACGAGCCGCGTCCAGTACCTCAACGGGCAGGGCCTCACCCTCGACACCGTGCGCTTCTCGAACGCCTCGAGCGCGATGAAGCGCAGCGTCTGGGCCGCGACCCCCTTCCGGCCCGACATCATCATGGCCGAGGACCAGGACTGGAGCGTTCGCGTGCTCAAGGGCGGGGGACGCATCGCCTACGTCGCGGAGTCCCGCGTCGAGCATGCCCACCACTACACGCTCGGGGAGACGTTCAAGAAGTACTTTGATTCGGGGGTGAGTTATCGGGAGATGCACCTTTCCCACACAGGTCTCCGAGGCATTTTCCCCGAGTTAGTATCCGGCGGACTACGACACGTAGGTCGAAAGGCGCGATATTTGTGGGCAACTCGAAACTTGATTTGGTTTCCGAGGGCCATTGCCGAGAGCGCTGCGAAAGCAGTGGGTCTGATGCTTGGGCGAATTCACACCTCGCTGCCACGGTATATTGTTCTTACATGCAGCTGGCACAAGTATTATTGGCAGCGACCCGCCACAATATTGAGCCCGCCAATAGAAGCGACCGGGGCAGAAAAGACCTGA